A genome region from Erigeron canadensis isolate Cc75 chromosome 3, C_canadensis_v1, whole genome shotgun sequence includes the following:
- the LOC122590530 gene encoding homeobox-leucine zipper protein HOX15-like, whose protein sequence is MNEEETCNTTLGIGIGVGIKREKQSSKNNYKKGYWLDLSLPLHPKIETSDDHDYKINDDDKEAPDQDSFSSKSIDDQKEDDIRLKRSVSNANAMNNNNDGSRKKLKLTTEQTTLLEHSFTIHSTLNTGQKQELATKLNLLPRQIEVWFQNRRARTKLKQIEQECELLKKCCESLNEENRRLEKELQEIRCCSLNFDHHHQQSASQPLLPLYIRYPTTTTTHHHPFDKIGKSDDNDMKTVAVMNGVNMGQMYDNGNYKERH, encoded by the exons atgaaTGAAGAAGAGACATGCAACACAACACTTGGTATTGGCATTGGAGTAGGGATCAAAAGGGAGAAGCAATCATCAAAGAATAATTACAAGAAGGGATATTGGTTAGACCTTTCATTACCACTTCATCCAAAGATTGAAACCAGTGATGATCATGATTATAAGATCAATGATGACGACAAAGAGGCGCCGGATCAAGACTCTTTTAGTTCTAAAAGTATTGATGATCAAAAAGAAGACGATATAAGGTTGAAAAGAAGCGTTAGCAATGCCAATGCCATGAATAACAACAATGATGGATCACGAAAGAAACTAAAACTCACAACGGAACAAACAACGTTGCTTGAACATAGCTTTACAATCCATAGCACCCTTAATACG GGGCAGAAACAAGAGCTAGCAACGAAGTTAAATCTTCTTCCTCGACAAATCGAAGTTTGGTTCCAAAATAGAAGAGCAAG GACAAAGTTGAAGCAAATTGAACAAGAATGCGAGTTGTTAAAGAAATGTTGTGAAAGCCTAAACGAAGAAAATCGTAGACTGGAGAAAGAACTTCAAGAGATTCGGTGTTGTTCATTAAACTTTGATCATCACCATCAACAGTCAGCGTCACAACCGCTGCTACCTCTATACATCCGGTACCCAACCACCACAACGACTCATCATCATCCGTTTGATAAGATTGGAAAATCCGACGACAATGACATGAAAACTGTAGCAGTCATGAATGGTGTCAACATGGGCCAAATGTATGATAATGGTAATTATAAAGAACGCCATTGA